A region from the Lolium perenne isolate Kyuss_39 chromosome 4, Kyuss_2.0, whole genome shotgun sequence genome encodes:
- the LOC127296189 gene encoding uncharacterized protein → MEEPLLASSFLLPDVDAAAATATSSPPSYPAWVLLDKKAYFEDAENSTAASAISSTGHIVKVTFCLADPPAVSRFCYYGNPDHFVGEPRVVSSEKDLVLLSFVFTGGLRSTEPDRHHGEYFIYRAGRVNGMPSLRPIGATPPGITNTLCVSIVPCDDGDKGEFFLADLSVTTTLGQYDLAIYSSKTENWNARRLELHSCSDHIRAVDLVIVPHKVISLGGGLVGWVDLWRGIVACNVLEEDPFIYFIPLPKPDFNLPRIGNPKPVRDVICYNGVIKFVETDHYFRQEVVRRTKRFKVTEDLDGVDKLYDSEILLLPHEDFLRAPGEQFIRVPDGWKIRTCYRRISWDHWRKGHSVHVDDILANNPEHSVMLPQILDGSGKSTLRNLTTAYPTLGLNGDDAVYLMSKVDCNDNVVWMVGVDLGNNTVELLEPYCAERASYFIPDCVPWAFSEFLNPTPRSCLEEAAFASNEAPKRVVNDHLSSGCSGYPDREAPGYIYSNDQHQPPRLSSWPQPLHRDFTLSGSGGTGYPDSEAPGYICSNTQHQPSPLSKWPPPLHLDLTSSGSVNSQSMCPVLCPDAHGQLWLSVPLGENFLSQLLQLAGRPFTPPMLQKSVAEVQRIVGPAANATTTTKADAVLGKGRSESEAT, encoded by the exons ATGGAGGAACCGCTCCTAGCTTCCTCCTTTCTCCTCCCAGATGTCGAtgcggccgccgccaccgccaccagcaGCCCCCCTAGCTACCCCGCCTGGGTTCTCCTCGACAAAAAGGCCTACTTCGAGGACGCCGAGAACTCCACCGCAGCTTCAGCAATATCATCGACCGGCCACATCGTAAAGGTTACCTTCTGCCTCGCGGATCCGCCTGCCGTCTCCCGCTTCTGCTATTATGGCAATCCCGACCACTTCGTTGGCGAGCCCCGGGTTGTATCCTCGGAGAAGGACCTCGTCCTCCTAAGTTTCGTCTTCACTGGCGGCCTTCGAAGCACCGAGCCAGATCGTCATCACGGCGAGTACTTCATCTACAGGGCTGGCCGTGTCAATGGCATGCCGTCGCTCAGGCCAATCGGGGCTACTCCTCCAGGTATAACAAATACACTATGTGTCAGCATCGTGCCCTGTGATGACGGCGACAAGGGGGAATTCTTCCTCGCCGATCTGTCTGTCACAACTACCCTTGGACAGTATGACCTCGCCATCTATTCGTCCAAGACTGAAAATTGGAACGCCAGGAGATTAGAGTTGCACTCGTGCTCTGATCATATCAGGGCAGTGGACTTGGTCATTGTACCTCACAAGGTGATCTCGCTTGGAGGAGGCTTGGTAGGATGGGTCGATCTCTGGCGAGGTATTGTTGCTTGCAACGTTCTTGAGGAGGACCCCTTCATCTATTTCATCCCACTACCCAAGCCTGATTTCAACTTGCCCCGGATCGGTAACCCAAAGCCAGTCCGGGACGTCATTTGCTACAATGGTGTTATCAAGTTTGTCGAGACGGATCATTATTTCAGACAGGAGGTTGTCAGACGTACTAAGAGGTTCAAGGTGACAGAGGATCTTGATGGTGTAGATAAGTTGTACGACTCGGAGATCCTCCTCCTCCCACATGAGGACTTCCTACGAGCACCAGGAGAGCAATTCATTCGTGTCCCTGATGGTTGGAAGATCCGTACATGCTATAGGCGTATTTCTTGGGACCATTGGCGCAAGGGTCACAGTGTTCATGTGGATGACATCTTAGCCAACAACCCAGAGCATTCTGTGATGCTGCCTCAGATATTGGATGGAAGTGGAAAATCAACATTAAGGAACCTGACAACAGCTTACCCGACCCTCGGACTGAACGGTGATGATGCTGTCTACCTGATGTCCAAGGTGGACTGTAATGATAATGTTGTCTGGATGGTTGGTGTTGACCTTGGAAACAATACAGTGGAATTACTTGAACCATATTGTGCCGAGAGAGCCAGTTATTTCATACCAGACTGTGTCCCATGGGCATTCTCTGAATTTCTGAACCCAACTCCAAG GTCATGTCTTGAGGAAGCTGCTTTTGCATCAAATGAGGCTCCGAAGCGTGTGGTGAATGATCATCTTTCATCAGGCTGTAGTGGATATCCTGACCGTGAAGCCCCAGGCTACATATACAGCAATGACCAGCATCAACCCCCACGGCTGTCCAGTTGGCCACAGCCCCTGCATCGGGATTTCACCTTGTCAGGATCAG GCGGTACTGGATATCCTGACTCTGAAGCCCCAGGCTACATATGCAGCAACACCCAGCATCAACCCTCACCACTGTCCAAGTGGCCACCGCCCCTGCATCTGGATTTGACATCGTCAGGATCAG TGAACTCCCAATCAATGTGCCCAGTGCTGTGCCCGGATGCCCATGGACAGCTGTGGCTTTCAGTGCCACTGGGAGAGAACTTCCTGTCGCAGCTGTTACAACTGGCAGGCCGGCCGTTCACCCCACCAATGCTTCAGAAGTCAGTGGCTGAAGTCCAGCGAATTGTTGGGCCTGCTGCTAATGCCACCACGACCACCAAGGCTGATGCTGTGCTTGGTAAAGGGCGTTCCGAATCCGAAGCCACTTAG